The Tachyglossus aculeatus isolate mTacAcu1 chromosome 4, mTacAcu1.pri, whole genome shotgun sequence genome contains a region encoding:
- the LOC119926575 gene encoding uncharacterized protein LOC119926575 yields MPLGQYLEGACRALRVWAAAFSRDKRTESEPENPSSEQRGEDWRTPIIQPWEDRKDRKRRRRRRRRLLHRWPGWGRRAEPKAKEEIGTVIVLPIPAPESASTDRGCCYCCPHPTERALATRPDALWGPLEGAGWGRAGSWHTSASASSLASAPLYPLLPCSSQSAARVVSSTSVLPLLSRAQSSNLSHPGSARGSWSHLPWD; encoded by the exons ATGCCCCTGGGCCAGTATCTGGAGGGGGCTTGCCGGGCCCTCAGGGTTTGGGCAGCAG CGTTCTCCCGCGACAAAAGAACTGAGTCAGAGCCAGAAAACCCATCATCTGAGCAGCGAGGAGAAGATTGGAGGACTCCAATCATCCAg CCCTGGGAAGACAGGAAGGaccggaagaggaggaggaggaggagaaggag GCTGCTTCACAGGTGGCCTGGATGGGGCAGGCGGGCAGAGCCTAAAGCGAAGGAAGAGATTGGCACCGTCatcgtcctccccatccccgcccccgaATCGGCCTCCACCGACAgaggctgctgctactgctgccccCACCCCACGGAGAGGGCCCTGGCCACCAGGCCCGACGCCTTGTGGGGACCCCTGGAGGGGGCCGGCTGGGGGAGGGCTGGCTCCTGGCACACCAGCGCCTCCGCGTCCTCCCTGGCCTCGGCCCCGCTCTACCCGCTCCTGCCCTGCTCCAGTCAGTCGGCAGCCAGGGTAGTCTCCTCCACTTCCGTCCTCCCCCTGCTCTCCAGAGCTCAGTCCAGTAATCTCAGTCACCCTGGTTCAGCTAGGGGGTCTTGGTCACACCTGCCGTGGGACTGA